In Methylotenera versatilis 79, the DNA window CAATTTTTGCAAGCTCTTGTGTTCTTACTGGTTTAGTTAAACAGGCAGAAGCGCCTGCAGCTAGCAACTCTTGATGAATACTAATTTCTTTTAATACGGTGACTACAATAATAGATCTGGTCAGCACGTTGCTGGTATTTTTGATTGCTTGTACAAATTGCATGCCATCCATTTGATGCATGCGAAAATCAGTAATAATTAAATCGACTTGTTTATTTTGCATCCAAGCCAATGCATCCACAGGGTTGGTCATGGTGACGATTTTTAAGTTCATTTTTAGTGATTTTAAAATGGCCGCATGAATGTCCAAAACAGTCGGCTGGTCATCAATCAACAGAGCCGTTTGTTTAAAATTTGGTGCACTTCTAATATTGCTAACCGACATGAATTTTGTTTAAACTTTCATCAAACGTTTAATGAATTGCAGTTGCATGCTCGTTTAGGATTTTTTCAATCTTGCTGCGAATCGATACGATTGCAGCCACCATTTCAGGGTCAAAGTGTTTGCCACTTTCGCTTTCAATATATGCATACGCCTGATCAATACTCCAAGCTTCCTTGTAAGGGCGCACGCTGGTTAATGCGTCAAATACATCTGCAATTGCCACAATCCTTGCTGATAAAGGAATATCGTTGCCTTTAAGTGCATATGGGTAGCCAGTTCCATCATAGCGCTCATGATGAGACAGTGCGATTTCACCACCTTTTTGTAAATATTTAGAAGGGCTATTTTCAAGAATCTCATAACCAATCAGTGGATGTCTGCGCATGATCTTTAATTCATGTTCATCCAAAGGACCTTTTTTGAGCAAGATGCTGTCTGGGATACCAATCTTCCCAATGTCATGCAATGGTGATGATAACTCGATAATTTCGGCCTCTTCTTCATTCAGGCCAATCGCTTCTGCGATTGCGCGGCTGTATAAAGACATGCGATGCAAATGCAAAGCGGTGTCGTAATCTTTATGCTCACCGGCACGGGCAAGGCGCATCAAGGTTTCTTTTTCGCGTGATTTAATTTCAGCAGTGGCGGCTCTGACTAAACTTTCAAGCAACGTACTTTTGTTTTGTAATGAAATATGTTGGCTGCGCATGGTTAACAAGTTGCGAGCCCGCGCAGTGCATTCATGCACATCTACCGGTTTGCTAACAAAATCTGCCACGCCTGCATCCAAAGCAGAGTAACGCGTTTCGGCATCTTTTTTAATGGTAATCATCACTACCGGAACAGCATCGTACTTAGGTAAGGTTTTGAGTAGGCGAATAAAATCAATACCATTCATTTCAGGCATCACATAATCCACAAACACTAAATCTGCGGTATGTTCAGTTGCCCACTCCAAAGCCTGCTCAGGATTATGTTTTTCAATTACTCTGGTCTTTGGATTAATATTTTTAATCACATGCGAGAGAATCGTTCTGCTAGTCGATTGATCATCCACAATCAATACAGAGCAATCATCAAACATTTGTCCATTTTTCATTATTTAAATACCTTAAAAGTGCAATCACCGCTTAGTGAATAAGCAATATTTAAGCCAATAACCTAACTATTGGCGACATAAAAAGTAAACTCTGCTAGTAGTTAAAAACCTCAATAAAATCAATCGTTAAGAAATTTTTAATTGCGTTAAACACAGTTGCATTTTTATAGTTGGACGTTTTTGTTGTTTGTATTGAAATTTGATGGTCAAACTTCGTCAACTAAGTCATTAATTTTGACACACTACATCAACAATTAATAACACTATTTTGCTTTTTTGTTGGGATTATTCTGAACCGCTGGCTTTAAATCAAACGCAATACAAATGCGGTTATGTCTGCTGTTAAAAGGGATGGTACGATGGAAAAGCGAAGACGGAAATAGCACAATATCCCCTACGTTCGGGATAATCTGTGCGGTGGGAAATTGCGTGTGATTTACTATATCCATGATGGGATAATCGTCGCCATGCGTGCCGTACTCAAATGCACCTTCAAGCCCATTGATGCTGGGCATCGCCAAATAGACTGCGCCACTTATCCAGCCAAGTTCGTGAATATGCGCGCTTAAATGTCCGCCTTGCTGCATTTTTACATACCAAGAACTGGTGAATTCCAATTCATCCGGGAATGATTCAATCAGCTCACAATCGGCATCGATGAAATGGTTTTTATAGGCTAAAAACTGTTGTTTAATCAGGCCTGCTAATGTTTGAAAGGAGGCTTCATTGCGTTTAAATAAATTGCCGGCGGATTGCTGTCCATTAGTCAGTCGGCCTTGTTTGCGCTCAGCAATATCAGCCGTATTAATGTCATTCAATAATGCTTGCAATAAATCCGTATTAACCAACTCTGGAATGGATTTTCGATAGACAAAATCTAAACCGTTTTTACAGAAGTTATACGGATCTAGCTCATGAAAGTTAATGCTGTAATGGGTGGATAAAGTGGCCAAAAAAGGTGACGTATGTTTACTGTTAATAATTAGCGCATCTCTTTGGCTTTTAAAATCCTCGAATTTTTCTGCTTTATATAAGCAATACAAGCGCCGTTCTTGCCAGTCATCTAATTGTGACGCTTCAAAATAAGGAATTGCATCCAAATAGCGTTTGGCCAAATAACAGAATTCCGCCATATTGTAATTGGCTTGTGCGTGATTGGGATTTAACGCCAGTGCTGCTTGATAACACTTTACGGCCGCATTCATATCGCCTAAATCGCGGTGTGTTTCACCTAAATTATTGTGTGCATCTGTGTAATTGGGGAATAGAGAAATAGCGTTTTTATAACTGCTAACTGCCTCAGTTAATGCGCCGTTATCGCGTAAAGCAGTGCCCAGATTAAAATAACCACGCGCATCTTGCGGATTGATTTTTAAGCCTTTTTGGTAGCTTTCAATCGCGGCGATTAATTGCCCTTGCGTTTGTAAAACCGTACCTAAATTGCCATAAGCTTCAAAAAAATCTGGCTTAAGTTGAATGGCTTTTTGATAAGTCGCAATCGCGTCGTCAAATTGCTGAATATGCGTTAAGGCAATGCCTAAGTTAAAAAGCAAATCCGGCGTATTGGGTTGTAATTTAAGTGAATTTTTATAACTGGCGACTGATTCGGCAAACTTTTGTTGACCATCTAAAGCCAAACTTAATACATGATGCAAGATGAAAATATTGGGGTATTTGCTGATTAATTTTTTAGCGATGCTTTCTGCCTGCACCAATTGATTGTTGTTAAGCAAGCCAATCAATTGTTGGATTTCTTGTTGTGTCGGTTGTGAGTTGAATGCAGATTTGCCTGAATTTGCCATACTTTTGCGCTGTTTTATTGTGTTAAGTTGCTTTAAGTTAGAGTGGGTTAAGTAATTTTGGTCTTATTTTTTGTGTCATTTAAGGGGTTAAGTCTTTGTTTAATTTAGACCTTAGTTTAATTAAAGCTATTTTGTAACCTTGCCGCCATGCGTTTTAATAATTGCACCGCCACTCTTGGTTCGTCGGACATCATCGTATCAACATATTCCGCATAAATCACGATGATACGCGCTTCGGGTGAAGCGATTATCGCATCCGCCATGGTTGGCTTTTCACTTAACATAGCCATTTCGCCAAAATAGTCGCCAGCGTTTAATTCACGCACAACTTTACCGTTATCAACCAGATTAACGCTGCCGTCGACCACATAATATAGGTTGCGCTCAGTATTGCCGCGTGCATAAATCGTTTCACCTTGGCGTAATGTATGTCCATAACGGCGCATTAAGGTTTCAATATAATTGGATTTGTTGGGCATGCCATTAAATAGGCCTTTCAATAACAACACATCTTTTTTACGCAAGGTGGCGATGAGTTCTATGCCCAATAAAAATACCGCAAAATTGATATACAGCCAAGTAATAGACACAAACATGGCTTTCATACTGCCAAAAATCGCACCATAGTTTTCGTTGATGGATAAAAATAAGCCAAATGCAGGGCGCATTAATAGCCATAATAAAGCGGTTAAGCTGGCGCCTAAAAACAGGTGCGTAAAAGCGATGCGCATCGGAAAAAATATTTTATAAAACACGGCGATTAAAAGCGTAATCAATAACAACGTGCTGATTGAGCCGACAATATTGATTTCTAAGACAGGTAAATGCAGCGCTAAAAAACGCACGATTTTTTCAATCATAAATCCAGCAAAGGTAAATAGAAAAAACAATAACAAGATGCCTAATACCGACAAAACATCTTTAATTTTTCGTCTAAAGTAAGAGGGCGCTTCTACCATTGTGGCAATGGTATAAAAGGCGGAGCGCATATTGGATGCTAGCGGTGTGATGGTCCATAACAGCACAAATACGCCCAGCGCCCCCCAAGCGGCTTTTGTTTGCGTCGCGCTATAAACTTCGGTCATGATTTTATTACTGAATTCCGGCACTAAATTACCAGTAAGAATCGCCAGTTTGACAATGGCGTAATCGGAAGAAAAAACCAGATGGCTTAACAAGAAGAAAATTAACAGAATTAACGGTATTAACGCGAACAGCGCATAAAACGATAGCGAAGCCGATAAACTTAATATGTTGTGACGCGTAAATCCACCGAGTGTTTCGCGTAATACAAATAAAGGTGTCGCGTATTCATGGTTAGAATAGGCGGCCAGTGGCTTTAAAAAAGCAGGATGCTGCGCTAGATTTTTAATTCTGGATAACTTGTTTGCCATGGCTTTATTCAATGCAAGATTATCTTCAACTGAAATTTTTTCAGCTGAAGCGGGTTTAAAGTCTTGCGGTAAAGGTTTAGCCAATTAAACTTTCTTTAAAATTATTAATATAGTTTGTATCGAGTTAATTCACTTATTTAAGCGATTTAAACTGCTCTGTAGCTGCCACTAAAGCGCTAGTCACGCCAAGTTCCATGGCAGAGTGTCCTGCATCTGCCACCATCGTCAATTGTGCGTGCGGCATTACTTGATGCAACGCCCAAGCGGTTTGCGGCGGGCACACCATATCATAACGCCCTTGCACAATGATGGTCGGAATATTTGCCAATATTGCCGTTTGCTTTAATAGTGCTTCGCCATCAATAAAACATCGGTGCTGTATATAGTGTATCTGCACGCGCGCCCTTGCGACTTCTGTCGCTTGTTCTTGCTGCAATTGTTCTTTGGTTTTAATGACATCCTCTTTTGGCGAATCGTTCGTTGCAGGTTTCAGCCGCATAATCGCACTTTCAAAAGCATTCCATTGCACTGCCGCCGCTGTATTAATATGCATATCATCGTTAAAAATCAATTCTGCATACGCATTCAACACATCATTCTGTTTTTCAATAGGCAAATAGCTGATGAGCTTGTACCAAACCTCTGGGTAGAAATGTTGTACATCACCCAAAAACCAATTTAATTCAGATGGGCGACTTAAGAAGATGCCACGTAGCACTAAAGAAATAACCTGTTTTGAATGGTTAACTGCGTATGCCAAAGCCAGAGTGCTGCCCCAAGAGCCGCCAAATACGTGCCAAGTATCAATGCTTAAATGGCTGCGCAATTTTTCAATATCAGCGACTAAATCATCTGTGGTGTTGAATTTTACTTCGCCAACCGGCAAGCTGCGACCACAACCTCGCTGGTCAAGCAGAACGATGCGGTAATGTTTAGGATCAAAAAAACGCCGCTGCGTTGGGTTGCAGCCGCTTCCTGGTCCACCATGTAAAAAAATCACAGGTATGCCATGAGGATTTCCGCATTCTTCATAGTATATCTGGTGAAAATCATTTACTTTAAGCCAGTTTTTGTTAAAAGGCTCTAATTCTGGATACAAATTGTAAAGAGTTTCTGACATTTAGATTTACATTCTTTCTATTTGATTTTGTTAAGTATTTTATTTAAAACTAAAAAAATTAATCAACAGTTATAAAATAATTTGAACATTTGTTAACAGATTGTAACTAAATTGTTGCAATTAAGATTTAGTTGTTTTATATTGCACATCTCACATGAAAAATGTGGAGAAATTAAAGTTTAATTTTTGTATTCAGTGCGCAGCGGTTATTAAAATAATTGTGCATAAATACTTAAAGTTAGAGTTTACTTTTAATTAACCCTTAGTAATATCACTTTGGAGATAAAAATGAAATTCAATACAATCAAGCTGGCTCTAGGTCTAGTTGCAGGCGCTACATTGGCAATGCCAATGGTTGCATCAGCAGCAGCAGATCAAGAAGCGGCAATGAAAGATGCAAATAACTGGGCACATCCACGTGGCCAACACAATAACCAAGGCTACAGCACACTTTCACAAATCAACAAAGGTAACGTAAAAAACCTTAAAGCAGCTTGGACATTCGCAACCGGTGTAAACCGTGGTCACGAAGGTTCACCAGTTGTTGTTGGTAACATGATGTATCTACACACTGCATTCCCGAACAATGTATACGCATTAGATTTAAACGATAACCAAAAAATCGTTTGGTCTTATTTCCCAAAACAAGATCCATCAGTACAAGCTGTACTATGTTGCGATAACGTTTCACGTGGCTTAGGCTACGGCGACGGCAAAATCTATCTACAACAAAATGATGGTAACTTGGTTGCTTTAGATGCTAAAACAGGTGCTAAAGCTTGGTCAGTATTGGTTAACGATCCAAAAGTTGGCGCGACAAACACTAACGCACCACACGTAATCAAAGACAAAGTATTAACAGGTTGTTCTGGTGCTGAATTCGGTGTTCGCTGCTTTATCGCTGCTTACAACCTAAAAGACGGTTCATTGGCATGGAAAGCTTACTCAACAGGTCCTGATGCTGAAGTTATGCTTGGTTCTGATTTCAACTCAGCAAACCCACTATACAATGCACTATCAGTTTACGCTGATGTAAATGGTGGTAACAAACAAGGCGGTTCTTTCAAAACACTTGATGCTGCATCGATCAAAGGTGGCGAAAAAGAATTGGGCACACGTACATGGTTGAAACCACAAGCAGTTAAAGATGGTTGGCAACATGGTGGTGGCTCTGTATGGGGCTGGTGGCCGTATGATGCACGTACAAACTTGGTTTACTACGGAACAGGTAACCCATCAGTTTGGAACCCAGATGTCCGTCCAGGCGATAACAAATGGTCAATGACTATTTTCGCTCGTGATTTAGATACTGGTATCGCTAAATGGGGCATGCAAATGACGCCACATGATGAGTGGGATTACGATGGTATTAACGAAGTGATCTTGTTCGACAAAGGCGGTAAAACATACGCTTGGCATCATGACCGTAACGGTTTCGCTTATACATGGCAAGCTGGTAACGGTACATTAGTTGCTGCTGAGAAAGTACATCCATTCGTTAACTGGGCAACTGGTGTTGATTTAAAAACAGGCGTTCCAGCTAAAGATGGTAAGTATTCTACTCACCAAGACTACAATGCAAAAGGCATCTGCCCAGCTGCATTGGGTACTAAAGACCAACAACCTGCTGCGTATTCACCAAAAACAGGTTTAGTGTACACACCATTGAACCACGTTTGTATGACATACGAGCCAGTTGAGTCTAAATACGTGGCTGGTCAACCTTGGGTTGGTGCTACTTTAACGATGTTTGCTGGTCCTGACGGCGTAATGGGTGGCTTCGGCGCTTACAACCCAATGACTAACAAAAAAGTTTGGTACAACAAAGAGAAATTCTCTGCTTGGGGTGGTGCTTTAACAACTGCAACTGATTTAGTGTTCTACGGTACATTAGATCGCTGGTTAAAAGCGGTTGATGCACAATCAGGTAAAGAACTTTGGAAATTCCAAGTGGGTTCTGGCGTGATTGGTAACTCATTCACATACGGCAACAAAGGCAAACAATACGTTGGTGTATTATCAGGTATTGGTGGCTGGGCTGGTGTGGCGATGAACCTTGGTATGACTAACGACACAGACGCACTTGGTGCTGCTGGTGGTTACAAAGAGTTAACTAAATACAATGCTGCTCCTGGCGGCGGTGCATTAACAGTATTCTCACTATAATTAATCGGAAGATTAGTTGTAAGAAAATACCAGTTAACTGTTAGTTAATGTCAAAAGAAACACCTCGCTTCGGCGAGGTGTTTTTATTTGTGCGCAGCTTAATCAAATTGTAATAGCTATGTACAGACAGAAATATCCAGATAGCTAAACGAAACAATTACAATTTAGTTACAATAGGAAAGTTTCATGGTTTTCATTAAAGAACTTTTGCCAGTTTGAGTTACTCTTACCATAGTAAGTTGAGCGAACCAAGTGAGAATTTGTCCCGTTTTTAAATAAGGAAATAAAAAATGTTAAAACAATTAAAAGGGTTGGCTGTGTGCCTTGCATTAGTGTCTGGCTATGCATCAGCTGCAGGAGAACCGGTTGATATAAAGGATGTTCCGTCATTAAGTGCTGATGAAGGCCGTGTTGGTGAGGTGCGTCGAGTAGATGACGGGACCGAATTTAAAGTCTGTGCAGACCCTGACAACATGCCTTATTCAAATATTAGAGGTGAGGGTTTTGAAGACAAAATTGCAGAAGTATTGGCTAAAGATATTGGTAAAAAATTAAGCTATGCCTATGCCTATAATCGCCAAGGTTTTTTAAGAAATACGATTAATGCTGGCCGCTGCGATGTAATTATTGGCACAACATCCGACTTCGACGCATTAAGAACGTCAGAACCTTATTACAGATCAGGTCATGTATTTGTTTGGCGTAAAGAGAGTAACTTTAAAATCACTGATTGGAAGTCACCAGACTTGCGTAAAGGCATTATCGGCATAGTGGATAAAAGTCCAGCAACAGTGCCACTTAATGATAATGATTTAATGGCAAATGCAAGACCATATCGCTTACAGCGTGATTTGAATTTACCTACTAGCTTCCTGATTGACGACTTAGCCAAAGGCGATATTGATGTGGCGATTATGTGGGGACCAATAGCTGGTTACTATATGAAACAGTCTAAAGTGCCATTAGAAATGGCTTTTGTTCCTGAATACAATAAAGTTAATTTACAGGGTAAGGAATATTGGAATATTTCTGTGGGA includes these proteins:
- a CDS encoding response regulator, which produces MSVSNIRSAPNFKQTALLIDDQPTVLDIHAAILKSLKMNLKIVTMTNPVDALAWMQNKQVDLIITDFRMHQMDGMQFVQAIKNTSNVLTRSIIVVTVLKEISIHQELLAAGASACLTKPVRTQELAKIAKQLLEQSKEYYSLGLIA
- a CDS encoding YhjD/YihY/BrkB family envelope integrity protein, which encodes MAKPLPQDFKPASAEKISVEDNLALNKAMANKLSRIKNLAQHPAFLKPLAAYSNHEYATPLFVLRETLGGFTRHNILSLSASLSFYALFALIPLILLIFFLLSHLVFSSDYAIVKLAILTGNLVPEFSNKIMTEVYSATQTKAAWGALGVFVLLWTITPLASNMRSAFYTIATMVEAPSYFRRKIKDVLSVLGILLLFFLFTFAGFMIEKIVRFLALHLPVLEINIVGSISTLLLITLLIAVFYKIFFPMRIAFTHLFLGASLTALLWLLMRPAFGLFLSINENYGAIFGSMKAMFVSITWLYINFAVFLLGIELIATLRKKDVLLLKGLFNGMPNKSNYIETLMRRYGHTLRQGETIYARGNTERNLYYVVDGSVNLVDNGKVVRELNAGDYFGEMAMLSEKPTMADAIIASPEARIIVIYAEYVDTMMSDEPRVAVQLLKRMAARLQNSFN
- a CDS encoding HD-GYP domain-containing protein, with amino-acid sequence MKNGQMFDDCSVLIVDDQSTSRTILSHVIKNINPKTRVIEKHNPEQALEWATEHTADLVFVDYVMPEMNGIDFIRLLKTLPKYDAVPVVMITIKKDAETRYSALDAGVADFVSKPVDVHECTARARNLLTMRSQHISLQNKSTLLESLVRAATAEIKSREKETLMRLARAGEHKDYDTALHLHRMSLYSRAIAEAIGLNEEEAEIIELSSPLHDIGKIGIPDSILLKKGPLDEHELKIMRRHPLIGYEILENSPSKYLQKGGEIALSHHERYDGTGYPYALKGNDIPLSARIVAIADVFDALTSVRPYKEAWSIDQAYAYIESESGKHFDPEMVAAIVSIRSKIEKILNEHATAIH
- a CDS encoding quinoprotein dehydrogenase-associated putative ABC transporter substrate-binding protein; this translates as MLKQLKGLAVCLALVSGYASAAGEPVDIKDVPSLSADEGRVGEVRRVDDGTEFKVCADPDNMPYSNIRGEGFEDKIAEVLAKDIGKKLSYAYAYNRQGFLRNTINAGRCDVIIGTTSDFDALRTSEPYYRSGHVFVWRKESNFKITDWKSPDLRKGIIGIVDKSPATVPLNDNDLMANARPYRLQRDLNLPTSFLIDDLAKGDIDVAIMWGPIAGYYMKQSKVPLEMAFVPEYNKVNLQGKEYWNISVGVRKKDKERMEVINAALARNKDKIAQILADYGIPTVPVLAGDTVFKK
- a CDS encoding PQQ-dependent dehydrogenase, methanol/ethanol family — protein: MKFNTIKLALGLVAGATLAMPMVASAAADQEAAMKDANNWAHPRGQHNNQGYSTLSQINKGNVKNLKAAWTFATGVNRGHEGSPVVVGNMMYLHTAFPNNVYALDLNDNQKIVWSYFPKQDPSVQAVLCCDNVSRGLGYGDGKIYLQQNDGNLVALDAKTGAKAWSVLVNDPKVGATNTNAPHVIKDKVLTGCSGAEFGVRCFIAAYNLKDGSLAWKAYSTGPDAEVMLGSDFNSANPLYNALSVYADVNGGNKQGGSFKTLDAASIKGGEKELGTRTWLKPQAVKDGWQHGGGSVWGWWPYDARTNLVYYGTGNPSVWNPDVRPGDNKWSMTIFARDLDTGIAKWGMQMTPHDEWDYDGINEVILFDKGGKTYAWHHDRNGFAYTWQAGNGTLVAAEKVHPFVNWATGVDLKTGVPAKDGKYSTHQDYNAKGICPAALGTKDQQPAAYSPKTGLVYTPLNHVCMTYEPVESKYVAGQPWVGATLTMFAGPDGVMGGFGAYNPMTNKKVWYNKEKFSAWGGALTTATDLVFYGTLDRWLKAVDAQSGKELWKFQVGSGVIGNSFTYGNKGKQYVGVLSGIGGWAGVAMNLGMTNDTDALGAAGGYKELTKYNAAPGGGALTVFSL
- a CDS encoding tetratricopeptide repeat protein, with protein sequence MANSGKSAFNSQPTQQEIQQLIGLLNNNQLVQAESIAKKLISKYPNIFILHHVLSLALDGQQKFAESVASYKNSLKLQPNTPDLLFNLGIALTHIQQFDDAIATYQKAIQLKPDFFEAYGNLGTVLQTQGQLIAAIESYQKGLKINPQDARGYFNLGTALRDNGALTEAVSSYKNAISLFPNYTDAHNNLGETHRDLGDMNAAVKCYQAALALNPNHAQANYNMAEFCYLAKRYLDAIPYFEASQLDDWQERRLYCLYKAEKFEDFKSQRDALIINSKHTSPFLATLSTHYSINFHELDPYNFCKNGLDFVYRKSIPELVNTDLLQALLNDINTADIAERKQGRLTNGQQSAGNLFKRNEASFQTLAGLIKQQFLAYKNHFIDADCELIESFPDELEFTSSWYVKMQQGGHLSAHIHELGWISGAVYLAMPSINGLEGAFEYGTHGDDYPIMDIVNHTQFPTAQIIPNVGDIVLFPSSLFHRTIPFNSRHNRICIAFDLKPAVQNNPNKKAK
- the pip gene encoding prolyl aminopeptidase; translated protein: MSETLYNLYPELEPFNKNWLKVNDFHQIYYEECGNPHGIPVIFLHGGPGSGCNPTQRRFFDPKHYRIVLLDQRGCGRSLPVGEVKFNTTDDLVADIEKLRSHLSIDTWHVFGGSWGSTLALAYAVNHSKQVISLVLRGIFLSRPSELNWFLGDVQHFYPEVWYKLISYLPIEKQNDVLNAYAELIFNDDMHINTAAAVQWNAFESAIMRLKPATNDSPKEDVIKTKEQLQQEQATEVARARVQIHYIQHRCFIDGEALLKQTAILANIPTIIVQGRYDMVCPPQTAWALHQVMPHAQLTMVADAGHSAMELGVTSALVAATEQFKSLK